A window of Aquitalea denitrificans contains these coding sequences:
- a CDS encoding methyl-accepting chemotaxis protein translates to MLSRLSIASRLGLLILPFVLVIAGLAGVLSLEKWQSLSRLQASGQLLQVAGKASSLIHQLQTERGLSNGFLSAAGSSLPDELKTVRQQTDSALADFHASLATLPDASQAAAADQQVRTLLQGRAAIDSRSLPAGQMFTTYSDNIEQLIGLIAGLAGSTSDAGLLRDAVALVNLQCQKEFAGRERGFINGVLGRGSFDQPALLQAAGMQARQQACASQLRLVATGQIRQASQQADQSAEAAAVQTMRQQMMSVPLGQSLGVAPALWFKTASTQMANLKKLQDALLQQLDDNVQQLLSQATFQLWFTLLGSAATILLLSVLGWAIYHSVERPISRLEQLMSGMSRDFDLSRRAALHGSDEIARMGHAFDHLADAFADTLRQIKTEAHQMMSAANSLSDVSARAASTAEVQSRSSVDIAAAIEEMSAGIAAVTDNALQAMRVAQDMQGCVDDGRERMHSTATTLSETADGLTHTGESVDMLRDKSEGIHSIVTAIREIADQTNLLALNAAIEAARAGEMGRGFAVVADEVRKLAERTSKETLDIAALIEDIRRETRDVAQQMATARQRMQGGMAEVDLTVEDLALIHDKASDTADKSRSTTLAMQEQTAASNDVATNVSKIAALAENNAHIVQEAATLSGQLNRAASKMVALVDRFQHTSH, encoded by the coding sequence ATGTTGTCCAGACTTTCCATCGCAAGCAGGCTTGGCCTGCTGATTTTGCCCTTCGTGCTGGTGATTGCCGGGCTGGCCGGCGTGCTGTCGCTGGAAAAATGGCAAAGCCTGTCCCGGCTGCAGGCTTCCGGCCAACTGCTGCAGGTAGCAGGCAAGGCCAGCAGCCTGATTCACCAATTGCAGACCGAACGGGGCCTGAGCAATGGATTTCTGAGTGCGGCGGGCAGTAGCCTGCCGGATGAGCTGAAAACAGTGCGCCAGCAAACCGATAGCGCGCTGGCCGATTTCCACGCCAGCTTGGCGACACTGCCGGATGCCAGCCAGGCAGCAGCGGCAGACCAGCAGGTACGCACCTTGCTGCAGGGGCGTGCTGCCATCGACAGCCGTAGCCTGCCGGCAGGGCAGATGTTCACCACCTATTCCGACAATATCGAGCAACTGATTGGTCTGATTGCCGGCCTGGCTGGCAGTACCAGCGATGCTGGTCTGCTGCGTGATGCCGTGGCGTTGGTCAATCTGCAATGTCAGAAGGAATTTGCCGGACGCGAACGCGGTTTCATCAATGGTGTGCTGGGCCGTGGCAGTTTTGACCAACCCGCATTGCTGCAGGCTGCCGGCATGCAGGCACGGCAACAGGCCTGTGCCAGTCAGCTGCGGCTGGTGGCAACCGGCCAGATCAGGCAGGCATCGCAGCAGGCGGACCAATCAGCGGAAGCTGCTGCTGTGCAAACCATGCGCCAACAGATGATGTCCGTGCCGTTGGGGCAGTCGCTGGGCGTGGCGCCGGCCCTGTGGTTCAAAACCGCCAGCACGCAAATGGCCAATCTGAAAAAGCTGCAGGATGCATTGCTGCAGCAACTGGATGACAATGTGCAGCAGCTGTTGTCCCAGGCCACCTTCCAGTTGTGGTTCACCCTGCTGGGTTCTGCTGCCACCATCCTGCTGCTGTCGGTACTGGGCTGGGCCATCTACCACAGTGTAGAGCGGCCTATTTCCCGGCTGGAGCAACTGATGAGCGGCATGAGCCGCGATTTTGACCTGTCGCGCCGGGCCGCGCTGCACGGCAGTGATGAAATCGCCCGCATGGGTCATGCGTTTGACCATCTGGCCGACGCCTTTGCCGACACCCTGCGGCAGATCAAGACCGAAGCGCACCAGATGATGTCAGCAGCCAATTCCTTGAGCGATGTATCGGCCCGTGCCGCCTCCACGGCGGAAGTGCAGAGCCGTTCCTCGGTTGATATTGCGGCGGCCATCGAGGAAATGTCCGCCGGCATCGCCGCCGTGACCGACAACGCCTTGCAGGCCATGCGGGTGGCGCAGGACATGCAGGGTTGTGTCGACGATGGCCGCGAGCGCATGCACAGTACCGCTACCACACTGAGTGAAACCGCGGATGGTCTGACCCATACCGGTGAAAGTGTCGATATGCTGCGCGACAAGTCCGAGGGTATTCACAGCATTGTCACAGCCATCCGCGAGATTGCCGACCAAACCAATTTGCTGGCGCTTAACGCTGCCATCGAAGCAGCACGGGCCGGTGAGATGGGGCGTGGCTTTGCTGTGGTGGCCGATGAGGTGCGCAAGCTGGCCGAGCGCACCAGCAAGGAAACACTGGATATTGCCGCATTGATTGAGGATATCCGTCGCGAAACCCGTGACGTGGCACAGCAGATGGCGACCGCGCGTCAGCGTATGCAGGGTGGTATGGCGGAAGTGGATCTGACCGTGGAAGATCTGGCGCTGATTCATGACAAGGCCAGCGACACCGCCGACAAGAGCCGCAGTACCACGCTGGCGATGCAGGAGCAAACCGCAGCCAGCAACGATGTGGCCACCAATGTCAGCAAGATTGCCGCCCTGGCCGAAAACAATGCTCACATCGTGCAGGAAGCTGCCACCTTGTCAGGCCAGCTTAACCGCGCCGCCAGCAAGATGGTGGCGCTGGTCGATCGCTTCCAGCACACCAGCCACTGA
- the narJ gene encoding nitrate reductase molybdenum cofactor assembly chaperone yields the protein MNQSLFKIASALLCYPEPELLAALDDIRSELQASPTAASMLEPLLAQLEGSDLIALQEGYVQTFDRSPAHSLHLFEHIHGEDRARGQAMVDLMEEYKAHGFEPVCAELPDYVPLFLEFLSQCEAEEGSRLLGDAVHVLGHIAGKLRESSSPYAGVLDVLVWLSPVAPEPLSVPPIRDMDELLETFGPGADGSEPLLKPAMPAIAPVNFYPSRPGA from the coding sequence ATGAACCAGTCACTGTTCAAGATTGCCTCGGCCCTGCTGTGCTATCCGGAGCCCGAGTTGCTGGCGGCGCTGGATGATATCCGCAGCGAACTGCAAGCCAGCCCCACGGCGGCCAGCATGCTGGAACCGCTGCTGGCCCAGCTAGAGGGCAGCGATCTGATCGCCCTGCAGGAAGGCTATGTGCAAACCTTCGACCGCAGCCCGGCGCACTCGCTGCACCTGTTCGAGCACATTCATGGCGAGGACCGCGCCCGCGGCCAGGCCATGGTGGACCTGATGGAGGAGTACAAGGCCCACGGTTTCGAGCCGGTGTGTGCCGAGTTGCCCGACTACGTGCCGCTGTTCCTGGAGTTCCTTTCGCAGTGCGAAGCGGAGGAGGGCAGCCGCCTGCTGGGTGATGCGGTACATGTGCTAGGCCATATCGCCGGTAAGCTGCGCGAGTCGTCCTCGCCCTATGCCGGGGTGCTGGATGTGCTGGTGTGGCTGTCGCCGGTGGCACCGGAGCCTTTGAGTGTGCCGCCGATCCGCGACATGGACGAACTGCTGGAAACCTTTGGCCCCGGTGCGGATGGCAGCGAGCCCTTGCTCAAGCCCGCCATGCCGGCCATTGCTCCGGTCAATTTCTACCCGTCGCGACCCGGCGCCTGA
- the narH gene encoding nitrate reductase subunit beta encodes MKIRAQIGMVLNLDKCIGCHTCSVTCKNVWTSRDGVEYAWFNNVESKPGIGYPKDWENQEKWQGGWERKPNGKLVPKQGGKMRILANIFANPNLPSIDDYYEPFTFDYEHLQNAPEMQTPPTARPVSVLTGKKMDKIEWGPNWEDDLGGEFSKRSKDALFEGIQKEMYSAFENTFLMYLPRLCEHCLNPACVASCPSGSIYKREDDGIVLIDQDKCRGWRMCVSGCPYKKIYYNWTSGKAEKCIFCYPRIEAGQPTVCSETCVGRIRYLGVLLYDADRIEAAASVEDPKSLYEAQLGVFLDPNSPEIQAEARKQGIPEAWISAAQNSPVYKMAMEWKVAFPLHPEYRTLPMVWYIPPLSPIQSALENGLIGENGIIPDVKDLRIPIRYLANLLTAGKEEPVVSALETMVAMRRYMRKKSVEKISDPATLRGTHLKPAQVEEMYQVMAIANYEDRFVIPSSHKEMVENTFDDKASCGFTFGNGCSGGTSESSLFGKKKATPIVFHDMRRDRKANAGS; translated from the coding sequence ATGAAAATCCGTGCACAAATCGGCATGGTGCTGAACCTGGACAAGTGCATTGGCTGCCATACCTGTTCGGTTACCTGCAAGAACGTCTGGACCAGCCGCGACGGTGTGGAATACGCCTGGTTCAACAACGTGGAAAGCAAGCCCGGCATCGGCTACCCCAAGGACTGGGAAAATCAGGAAAAATGGCAGGGCGGTTGGGAACGCAAGCCTAATGGCAAGCTGGTGCCCAAGCAGGGCGGCAAGATGCGCATTCTGGCCAATATCTTTGCCAACCCCAACCTGCCGTCCATCGACGACTACTACGAGCCCTTCACCTTCGATTACGAGCATCTGCAGAACGCGCCGGAAATGCAGACGCCGCCGACGGCCCGCCCGGTGTCGGTGCTGACCGGCAAGAAGATGGACAAGATCGAATGGGGCCCCAACTGGGAAGACGACCTGGGCGGCGAGTTTTCCAAGCGCAGCAAGGATGCCCTGTTTGAGGGTATCCAGAAGGAAATGTACTCGGCCTTCGAGAACACCTTCCTGATGTATCTGCCGCGCCTGTGCGAACACTGCCTGAACCCGGCCTGTGTCGCCTCCTGCCCGTCCGGTTCCATCTACAAGCGCGAAGACGACGGCATCGTGCTGATCGACCAGGACAAGTGCCGTGGCTGGCGCATGTGTGTGTCCGGCTGCCCGTACAAGAAGATTTACTACAACTGGACCAGCGGCAAGGCTGAAAAGTGCATCTTCTGCTATCCGCGTATCGAAGCCGGCCAGCCGACCGTGTGCTCGGAAACCTGCGTAGGCCGCATCCGCTACCTGGGCGTGCTGCTGTACGACGCCGACCGCATCGAAGCCGCTGCCAGCGTGGAAGACCCGAAGAGCCTGTACGAAGCCCAGCTGGGCGTGTTCCTGGACCCGAACTCGCCGGAAATCCAGGCCGAAGCCCGCAAGCAGGGCATTCCGGAAGCCTGGATCAGCGCCGCGCAGAATTCGCCGGTGTACAAGATGGCCATGGAATGGAAAGTAGCCTTCCCGCTGCACCCGGAATACCGCACCCTGCCCATGGTGTGGTACATCCCGCCGCTGTCGCCCATCCAGAGCGCGCTGGAAAACGGCCTGATCGGTGAAAACGGCATCATTCCGGACGTGAAAGACCTGCGCATCCCCATCCGCTATCTGGCCAACCTGCTGACCGCAGGCAAGGAAGAACCGGTGGTGAGCGCACTGGAAACCATGGTGGCCATGCGCCGTTACATGCGCAAAAAGAGCGTTGAGAAAATCAGCGATCCGGCCACCCTGCGCGGCACGCATCTGAAACCGGCCCAGGTGGAAGAAATGTACCAGGTGATGGCGATTGCCAATTACGAAGACCGCTTCGTGATTCCGTCCAGCCACAAGGAAATGGTGGAAAACACCTTCGATGACAAGGCCAGCTGTGGCTTCACCTTCGGCAATGGCTGCTCCGGCGGCACGTCCGAATCCAGCCTGTTTGGCAAGAAGAAGGCCACCCCCATCGTGTTCCACGACATGCGGCGTGACCGCAAAGCCAACGCCGGGAGCTAA
- a CDS encoding fimbrial protein encodes MQRTFATFCIAYAGFISQAHAYDGTISFTGNIATTTCTISVAGSGNNGAITLPSISTKALSAALATAGTTPFSISLSGCTGSATQAAIWFENDSNVNAAGRLINTGTASNVDIAIYNTTSSTHIPIGQTSSVFGSSGTAFPISSGSATLNYLAKYHATGVATAGSVVASVNYTVQYQ; translated from the coding sequence ATGCAGCGCACATTCGCCACCTTCTGCATTGCCTACGCAGGGTTCATTTCTCAAGCACATGCTTATGACGGCACCATTTCATTCACAGGAAATATTGCCACAACCACCTGTACCATTAGCGTCGCGGGGAGCGGCAACAATGGCGCCATTACCTTGCCGTCTATCTCCACCAAAGCACTATCCGCAGCCTTGGCCACCGCAGGCACTACCCCGTTTTCCATTTCCCTGAGCGGCTGTACCGGCTCAGCCACTCAGGCCGCCATCTGGTTTGAGAATGACAGCAATGTCAACGCTGCCGGGCGGCTGATCAATACGGGAACCGCAAGTAATGTCGATATTGCCATCTACAATACGACCTCAAGCACTCACATTCCCATCGGGCAAACCAGCAGCGTGTTTGGCAGTAGCGGCACGGCATTTCCGATCAGCAGCGGCAGCGCTACCCTGAACTACCTGGCAAAATACCATGCCACTGGTGTAGCAACTGCAGGCTCTGTCGTCGCCAGCGTCAATTACACCGTGCAGTACCAATAA
- a CDS encoding nitrate reductase subunit alpha yields MSHFLDRLNFLGKVKSTFADGHGAVVNEDRQWEDAYRQRWQHDKIVRSTHGVNCTGSCSWKVYVKNGLITWETQQTDYPRTRPDLPNHEPRGCPRGASYSWYVYSAQRVKYPMIRGRLAKLWREARKSMSPVQAWEHISQNPELAKQYKSKRGQGGFVRANWDEANEIIAASNAYTIKNYGPDRVVGFSPIPAMSMVSYAAGSRYLSLIGGVPLSFYDWYCDLPPASPQIWGEQTDVAESADWYNSTYLMVWGSNIPMTRTPDAHFYTEVRYKGTKTVAVSSDFGEMAKFGDIWLAPKQGTDAALAMAMGHVIFKEFHLDKPSAYFTDYIRRYTDMPMLVTLRQDGERYVPDYFLRASHLADNLNEDNNPEWKTLVFDETSGDIVAPTGSIGFRWGQSGKWNLQQHDGSTGREVSARLSLIDNRDDVVGVGFPYFGAEHDELLTRNVPARKVVLADGSSALVATVFDLMAANYGIDRGLGGGNVTNDYMADVPYTPAWQQKHTGVKPEMVIQVAREFAQNADQTHGKSMVIVGAALNHWYHMDMSYRGIINMLMMCGCIGQSGGGWCHYVGQEKLRPQTGWAPLAFAGDWVRPSRQMNGTSFFYAHTSQWRHEKLGINEILCPTADGKMANLSLIDYNAKAERMGWLPSTPQLTTNPLDITRAAKAAGQEAIPFAVDSLKNGTLDMSCNDPDNPKNFPRNMFVWRSNILGSSGKGHEYFLKYLLGTQNAVMGSEDDCIKPTEITVRPAVEGKLDLLVVLDFRMSTTCLYGDIVLPTATWYEKDDLNTSDMHPFIHPLSEAVQPLWQAKSDWEIYKGFAKKISEIGKDYLGVQQDLVLTPLMHDTPQELGQPFDPRDWKKGECEPIPGKTMPAMTVVERDYGAIYDKFTSIGPLLEKVGNGGKGISWKTGHEVDVLRGLNHTVAEGAGKGQPKLNTAIDAAEMILTLAPETNGHVAVKAWEALSKITGIDHTHLALPREHDSIRFRDVQAQPRKIISSPTWSGLESEEVSYNAGYTNVHELIPWRTITGRQQFYQDHQWMRAFGEGLCVYKPHVDLKTTQAILGKKSNGNHELVLNFITPHQKWGIHSTYSDNLRMLTLSRGGPHVWVSEVDAKKAGIVDNDWIEVFNVNGTLTARAVVSQRVPEGMTLMYHAQEKIVNVPGAETSGKRGGIHNSVTRAVTKPTHMIGGYAQLSWGFNYYGTVGANRDEFVIVRKMKKVDWMDQPAGEDK; encoded by the coding sequence ATGAGCCATTTTCTGGACAGACTGAATTTCCTTGGCAAGGTGAAATCCACCTTTGCCGATGGCCATGGCGCGGTGGTAAATGAAGACCGCCAATGGGAAGACGCCTATCGCCAACGCTGGCAGCACGACAAGATCGTGCGTTCCACCCACGGGGTGAACTGCACCGGCTCCTGTAGCTGGAAAGTGTATGTAAAGAACGGGCTGATTACCTGGGAAACCCAGCAGACCGACTACCCGCGCACCCGCCCGGACCTGCCCAACCACGAACCGCGTGGCTGCCCGCGTGGCGCGTCCTATAGCTGGTATGTGTATTCGGCCCAACGCGTGAAATACCCGATGATCCGCGGTCGCCTGGCCAAGCTGTGGCGCGAAGCGCGCAAGAGCATGAGCCCGGTGCAAGCCTGGGAACACATCAGCCAGAATCCGGAACTGGCCAAGCAGTACAAGAGCAAGCGCGGCCAGGGTGGCTTTGTGCGCGCCAACTGGGATGAAGCCAACGAAATCATCGCGGCTTCCAATGCCTACACCATCAAGAACTATGGTCCGGACCGCGTGGTGGGCTTCTCGCCGATTCCCGCCATGTCCATGGTGTCCTACGCTGCCGGTAGCCGTTACCTCAGCCTGATCGGCGGCGTGCCGCTGTCCTTCTACGACTGGTATTGCGACTTGCCGCCGGCCAGCCCGCAAATCTGGGGCGAACAGACCGACGTGGCCGAATCGGCCGACTGGTACAACTCCACCTACCTGATGGTGTGGGGTTCCAATATTCCGATGACCCGTACCCCGGACGCCCACTTCTATACCGAAGTGCGCTACAAGGGCACCAAGACCGTGGCCGTTTCCAGCGACTTTGGCGAAATGGCTAAGTTTGGCGACATCTGGCTGGCACCGAAGCAGGGCACCGATGCCGCGCTGGCCATGGCCATGGGCCATGTCATCTTCAAGGAATTCCACCTGGACAAGCCGTCGGCCTACTTCACCGACTACATCCGCCGCTACACCGACATGCCGATGCTGGTGACGCTGCGCCAGGATGGCGAACGCTATGTGCCGGACTATTTCCTGCGCGCCAGCCATCTGGCTGACAACCTGAACGAAGACAACAACCCGGAATGGAAGACCCTGGTCTTCGACGAAACCAGCGGCGACATCGTGGCACCTACCGGTTCCATCGGCTTCCGTTGGGGTCAGAGTGGCAAGTGGAACCTGCAACAGCATGACGGCAGCACTGGCCGCGAAGTATCGGCCCGTCTGTCCTTGATTGACAACCGTGACGACGTGGTTGGCGTTGGCTTCCCCTACTTTGGCGCGGAACATGACGAGCTGCTCACCCGCAATGTACCGGCCCGCAAGGTAGTACTGGCTGATGGCAGCAGCGCACTGGTGGCCACGGTATTCGACTTGATGGCAGCCAACTACGGCATCGACCGTGGTTTGGGCGGCGGCAACGTCACCAACGACTACATGGCTGATGTGCCTTACACCCCGGCCTGGCAGCAAAAACACACCGGCGTGAAGCCGGAAATGGTGATCCAGGTAGCGCGCGAATTCGCCCAGAATGCCGATCAGACCCATGGCAAATCCATGGTGATTGTCGGTGCCGCGCTCAATCACTGGTATCACATGGACATGAGCTACCGCGGCATCATCAACATGCTGATGATGTGCGGTTGTATCGGCCAGAGCGGCGGCGGCTGGTGCCACTATGTGGGCCAGGAAAAACTGCGTCCGCAAACCGGCTGGGCTCCGCTGGCTTTTGCCGGTGACTGGGTACGCCCGTCGCGCCAGATGAACGGCACCAGCTTCTTCTACGCCCACACCAGCCAGTGGCGGCATGAAAAGCTGGGTATCAATGAAATCCTGTGCCCGACTGCCGACGGCAAGATGGCCAATCTGAGCCTGATCGACTACAACGCCAAGGCCGAACGCATGGGCTGGCTGCCGTCTACCCCGCAGCTGACCACCAACCCGCTGGACATTACCCGCGCCGCCAAGGCTGCTGGCCAGGAAGCCATCCCGTTTGCCGTGGACAGCCTGAAAAACGGCACGCTGGACATGTCCTGCAACGACCCGGACAACCCGAAGAACTTCCCGCGCAATATGTTTGTGTGGCGTTCCAATATCCTGGGCAGCTCCGGCAAGGGCCACGAATACTTCCTCAAATACCTGCTGGGCACGCAAAACGCGGTAATGGGCAGCGAAGACGACTGCATCAAACCGACCGAAATCACCGTGCGTCCGGCGGTGGAAGGCAAGCTGGACCTGCTGGTGGTGCTGGACTTCCGCATGTCCACCACCTGCCTGTACGGCGACATCGTGCTGCCGACCGCCACCTGGTATGAAAAGGACGACCTGAACACGTCCGACATGCACCCCTTCATCCACCCGCTGTCCGAAGCCGTACAGCCGCTGTGGCAGGCCAAGTCCGACTGGGAAATCTACAAGGGCTTTGCCAAGAAGATTTCCGAAATCGGCAAGGACTATCTGGGCGTGCAGCAGGATCTGGTGCTCACCCCGCTGATGCATGACACCCCGCAGGAACTGGGCCAGCCGTTTGACCCGCGTGACTGGAAGAAGGGCGAGTGCGAGCCGATTCCGGGCAAGACCATGCCTGCCATGACCGTGGTGGAGCGCGATTACGGCGCCATCTACGACAAGTTCACCTCCATTGGCCCGCTGCTGGAAAAAGTGGGCAATGGCGGCAAGGGCATCAGCTGGAAAACCGGCCATGAAGTAGATGTACTGCGCGGCCTGAACCACACCGTGGCCGAGGGCGCGGGCAAGGGCCAACCCAAGCTCAATACCGCCATCGACGCCGCCGAGATGATTCTGACCCTGGCACCGGAAACCAATGGCCACGTAGCGGTGAAAGCCTGGGAAGCCTTGTCCAAGATCACCGGCATCGACCATACCCATCTGGCACTGCCGCGCGAGCATGACAGCATCCGCTTCCGCGATGTGCAGGCACAGCCGCGCAAGATCATTTCCTCGCCCACCTGGTCGGGCCTGGAAAGTGAAGAAGTCAGCTACAACGCCGGCTACACCAATGTGCACGAGCTGATTCCATGGCGCACCATCACCGGCCGCCAGCAGTTCTATCAGGATCACCAGTGGATGCGCGCTTTTGGCGAAGGCCTGTGCGTGTACAAGCCGCATGTGGACCTGAAAACCACCCAGGCCATCCTGGGCAAGAAGTCCAACGGCAACCACGAGCTGGTGCTCAACTTCATCACCCCGCACCAGAAATGGGGCATTCACAGCACCTATTCGGACAACCTGCGCATGCTGACGCTGTCGCGTGGCGGTCCACACGTGTGGGTATCGGAAGTGGACGCCAAGAAGGCTGGCATCGTCGACAACGACTGGATCGAAGTATTCAACGTCAACGGCACGCTGACCGCCCGTGCGGTGGTGTCACAGCGCGTACCGGAAGGCATGACGCTGATGTACCACGCCCAGGAGAAGATCGTGAACGTGCCGGGCGCGGAAACCAGCGGCAAGCGCGGCGGCATCCATAACTCGGTGACCCGTGCGGTGACCAAGCCGACGCACATGATTGGCGGTTACGCCCAGCTGTCCTGGGGCTTCAACTACTACGGGACAGTAGGTGCCAACCGTGACGAATTCGTCATCGTGCGCAAGATGAAAAAAGTTGACTGGATGGATCAGCCTGCAGGAGAAGACAAATGA
- a CDS encoding LysR family transcriptional regulator has product MELRDLKAFVVLGELLHFGQAASRLHITQSALSKQIRRLEDEVGAPLFERNANRTRLTELGRALLADAAQLLDDSLSWLRQAADLQAGRSGSLRIGFGASTHTLLPGLIARFRQQRPQVRITLSDLSSHHQWQAMREGRLDLGFCRLPAPSGWPSLPVVQDCFQAVLPPGYPPDTNLHSLGSLPLVIIRRDLAPAYHDHVQYLLASSALDCRDILPVSDFPAAIALAAAGLGWALIPASASLGGQQVRSILLREEAAVWQIGLIRPPGVAGPLVESFWEMVRQSLPVEPDTK; this is encoded by the coding sequence ATGGAATTGCGCGATCTCAAGGCTTTTGTCGTGCTGGGCGAATTGCTGCACTTCGGCCAGGCCGCCAGCCGGCTGCACATTACCCAGTCCGCCCTCAGCAAACAGATACGGAGGCTGGAAGACGAAGTGGGCGCACCGCTGTTTGAACGCAATGCCAACCGTACCCGGCTGACCGAGCTGGGCCGGGCGCTGCTGGCCGATGCCGCACAGCTGCTGGATGACAGCCTGTCCTGGCTGCGTCAGGCGGCAGATTTGCAGGCCGGGCGCAGTGGCAGCCTGCGCATCGGCTTTGGCGCTTCCACCCACACCCTGTTACCGGGGCTGATTGCGCGTTTTCGCCAGCAGCGCCCGCAGGTACGCATCACCCTGAGCGACCTGTCCAGCCATCACCAGTGGCAGGCCATGCGCGAAGGCCGGCTGGACCTGGGCTTCTGCCGTCTGCCCGCTCCCAGCGGCTGGCCCAGCCTGCCGGTAGTGCAGGACTGCTTTCAGGCGGTGCTGCCACCGGGCTATCCTCCAGATACCAACTTGCACTCCCTCGGCAGCCTGCCCTTGGTCATCATCCGGCGCGACCTCGCCCCCGCCTATCACGACCATGTGCAGTACTTGCTGGCCAGTAGCGCACTGGACTGCCGCGACATTCTGCCGGTCAGCGATTTTCCGGCCGCCATAGCACTGGCGGCCGCCGGTCTTGGCTGGGCACTGATCCCGGCCTCGGCCAGCCTGGGTGGCCAGCAGGTGCGCAGCATTCTGCTACGGGAAGAAGCTGCTGTCTGGCAGATCGGCCTGATCCGCCCACCCGGCGTGGCCGGGCCACTGGTGGAAAGTTTCTGGGAGATGGTGCGGCAATCGCTGCCAGTTGAGCCGGACACAAAATAA
- the narI gene encoding respiratory nitrate reductase subunit gamma, whose translation MDYLHQFVFGIYPYIALSIFLLGSLMRFEREQYSWKSESSQLVYRGNLRLGNILFHVGVLGLFFGHLVGLLTPLSVWEALGVTHSFKQVFAMTAGGIMGSLGLVGLLILLHRRLTSERLAANTTWRDKLVLLWLLATLVLGLCTIAVSAQHLDGHEMVLLMTWAQHVVTFRGDAAQYIVAASPIFKLHLFMGMSVFVIFPFTRLVHVWSGFGALAYLGRAWQLVRPRA comes from the coding sequence ATGGACTATCTGCATCAATTTGTTTTCGGGATTTATCCCTATATCGCGCTCAGCATCTTTTTGCTGGGCAGCCTGATGCGCTTTGAGCGCGAACAGTACAGCTGGAAGAGTGAATCCTCCCAGCTGGTGTATCGCGGTAATCTGCGGCTGGGCAACATCCTGTTCCACGTCGGGGTACTGGGCTTGTTCTTCGGCCATCTGGTGGGCCTGCTGACCCCCTTGAGCGTGTGGGAAGCACTGGGTGTCACCCATAGCTTCAAACAGGTATTCGCCATGACTGCCGGTGGCATCATGGGTTCGCTGGGCCTGGTCGGCCTGCTGATCCTGCTGCATCGCCGCCTGACTAGCGAACGTCTGGCTGCCAATACGACCTGGCGCGACAAGCTGGTACTGCTGTGGCTGCTGGCCACGCTGGTACTGGGCCTGTGCACCATCGCCGTGTCCGCCCAGCACCTGGATGGCCATGAAATGGTGCTGCTGATGACCTGGGCGCAGCATGTGGTGACCTTCCGTGGTGATGCTGCGCAGTACATCGTGGCCGCGTCCCCCATCTTCAAACTGCACCTGTTCATGGGGATGAGCGTGTTCGTCATCTTCCCCTTCACCCGTCTGGTGCATGTATGGAGCGGCTTTGGCGCGCTGGCCTATCTGGGCCGCGCCTGGCAGCTGGTACGTCCGCGTGCCTGA